The Bacillus sp. NEB1478 genome contains the following window.
GAACCATTTGTCCTAAGTTCGGTACCGAATCAGATTCGCTCACCATTTCATCACCTTCACTTAGATCTTTGTTAAGATTTCAAAGCCTTCCTCCGTAATGACAACCGTATGTTCAAAGTGAGCACACCATTTGCCATCCGTTGTGACAACCGTCCAGTTATCGGATAATGTTCGAACATAGCGAGTTCCCGCGTTAATCATTGGTTCTATTGCTAAAACCATACCCTTTTTCAAAACCGGCCCTTTTCCGGGCGGTCCGTAATGAGGAATTTGCGGGTCCTCATGTAAGTCCTGGCCTATTCCGTGTCCTACATACTCACGGACAACTGAAAATCCTTCTCCCTCAGCATACTTTTGTATTTCATGAGAAATATCGGTTAATCGGGCACCGGCCTTTGCTTTTTCAAGTCCTTTATACAAAGACTCTTCGGTTACATCCAGAAGTTTTTGAGATTCATCAGATATCTCTCCAACTCCGTACGTCCAAGCGGAATCACCGTGGTAACCGTTGTACTTCGCCCCAATATCTATAGAGATAATGTCGCCATGGTTTAGTACGCGTTTACCTGGTATTCCATGTACAAGCTCTTCATTCACAGAAGCACAGATGCTCCCGCTAAAACCATTATAGTTTTTAAATGAAGGAATTGCACCATGGCTGCGGATAAACTTATCAGCAATTT
Protein-coding sequences here:
- the map gene encoding type I methionyl aminopeptidase, producing the protein MIICKTPREIELMREAGRIVALTHQELKKHIKPGITTKELDKIADKFIRSHGAIPSFKNYNGFSGSICASVNEELVHGIPGKRVLNHGDIISIDIGAKYNGYHGDSAWTYGVGEISDESQKLLDVTEESLYKGLEKAKAGARLTDISHEIQKYAEGEGFSVVREYVGHGIGQDLHEDPQIPHYGPPGKGPVLKKGMVLAIEPMINAGTRYVRTLSDNWTVVTTDGKWCAHFEHTVVITEEGFEILTKI